One genomic region from Candidatus Thermoplasmatota archaeon encodes:
- a CDS encoding 50S ribosomal protein L37e yields MTKGTPSKSGGGKTHIVCRRCGKRAFNARTKVCASCGFGKTKRIRDYNWRK; encoded by the coding sequence ATGACAAAAGGAACGCCATCTAAATCTGGAGGAGGGAAAACCCACATCGTTTGCAGAAGATGCGGTAAAAGAGCTTTTAATGCAAGGACAAAGGTATGTGCTTCCTGCGGATTTGGGAAAACAAAAAGAATCAGGGATTATAATTGGAGAAAATGA
- the purF gene encoding amidophosphoribosyltransferase: MRERCGVVAVAAKNDVASYIYFSLNALQHRGQEAAGIAVYDNGSDEIKYYKGLGLVNEAFEDKDISQIKGKRGVGHTYYSIKISSPDNAQPTIVHTSSGDIALAHNGIITNSDELKRRLLEEGHNFSMGSEEESMAFLLSDYLKNKSFEKAVKSIMKELKGSYSLAMMFNNRVFGLRDPFGVRPLCLGKLNDGYVIASETVALDVLGAKLIRDVRPGELIELTEDGYKSYQLMEEKYKAHCFFEYVYFSRADSIIDGRDVYLTRKRIGEQLAREHPADADLVVPVPDSGRSHAYGYSSESGIPIAEGLMKNRYIGRTFIMPSQSVRQKYVLLKTNPIRSIVEGKRIVLVDDSIVRGTTMKQMADLLRSRGAKEVHVRIGSPPIIAPCYLGIDMTTREQLIASGMSAEEIRKKIHADSLGYISIEGLIKAIGMNRNDLCLGCVTGEYPIKINEERYRFQKRLEKWD, translated from the coding sequence ATGAGGGAAAGATGCGGCGTGGTGGCAGTTGCGGCGAAAAACGATGTAGCCTCATATATATATTTTTCTCTTAATGCATTGCAGCACAGGGGGCAGGAGGCGGCGGGGATTGCAGTTTACGATAACGGTAGCGATGAAATAAAGTATTACAAAGGACTTGGGCTTGTAAATGAGGCATTTGAAGATAAAGATATCTCCCAGATAAAAGGGAAAAGAGGGGTAGGCCATACCTATTACTCCATAAAGATATCCTCCCCCGATAATGCACAGCCGACAATCGTTCACACTTCCAGTGGGGACATAGCTCTGGCACATAACGGAATAATTACGAATTCGGATGAGTTGAAAAGAAGGCTATTGGAAGAAGGGCATAACTTTTCCATGGGAAGCGAGGAAGAATCCATGGCCTTTCTTCTCTCGGATTATCTAAAAAACAAAAGTTTTGAAAAAGCCGTTAAAAGCATTATGAAGGAATTGAAGGGCTCCTATTCACTTGCAATGATGTTCAATAACAGGGTTTTTGGGTTGAGAGATCCATTTGGCGTACGTCCGCTATGCCTTGGAAAGCTCAATGACGGCTATGTCATAGCATCTGAGACAGTAGCGCTCGATGTATTGGGTGCGAAATTAATAAGGGATGTAAGACCCGGTGAGCTGATAGAACTAACAGAAGATGGTTACAAATCCTATCAACTGATGGAAGAAAAATATAAGGCCCACTGTTTTTTTGAATATGTTTATTTTTCCAGAGCAGATTCGATAATAGATGGGAGAGACGTCTATCTAACAAGAAAAAGGATAGGAGAACAGCTCGCAAGGGAGCATCCGGCAGATGCAGACCTAGTCGTTCCCGTTCCTGATTCTGGGAGGTCTCATGCCTACGGTTACTCAAGCGAATCAGGCATACCGATAGCGGAAGGGCTTATGAAAAACAGATACATAGGCAGGACATTCATAATGCCAAGCCAGAGCGTAAGGCAAAAATATGTCCTTTTAAAAACAAATCCAATAAGGAGCATTGTTGAGGGAAAACGCATAGTTCTTGTTGATGACTCAATTGTTAGAGGAACTACCATGAAACAGATGGCAGACCTATTGCGTTCCCGCGGAGCGAAGGAAGTGCATGTTCGCATCGGCTCGCCGCCCATAATTGCCCCCTGTTACCTCGGGATAGACATGACGACCAGAGAGCAACTGATTGCATCTGGCATGAGCGCCGAGGAAATAAGAAAAAAAATACATGCGGATAGTCTGGGTTATATCTCAATAGAAGGACTGATAAAAGCCATTGGTATGAACCGCAACGACCTCTGCCTTGGATGTGTTACTGGTGAGTATCCAATAAAGATAAATGAGGAGAGATATCGGTTCCAAAAAAGATTGGAAAAATGGGATTGA
- a CDS encoding MMPL family transporter, producing the protein MQYDILLKKPKLTIIIFSIITLLISTQALNIVISSDIELYMPSDEPTVKTLNKIRAEWYIDSVIVYVSADDVTSVTTLKEIDAIEGALNPEEGIGDGVVYTASIASFLRDINAIFPVIGEDKIPDSQCRVNTLLKFIPDEMKYKFNTSDNKNAVIVLATQKNISADDLLENKVYPLLETATETNMTSTGVVTMYKETVDWVMERIYSAILISALLLVLTILAFHKSMKAVIIAITPIVYATGLTFGTIGMTSIKFSPTVIAVIPLLAALGIAYSLHLINHFAEEVEKHSPEKAMKRIIATTGKAVLLSAITTIVGFASLLSSTMPPIENMGLAFLIGVFYCFIATMVMVPPLLIISGYKRRGIKGWSSFSKLTKYRKHIALVFLVLTFLSVAALPSVSTRTSIWEMMPGKMESSVAMTDYSEKFESGQTGVFEIETGPEGILEPSLLKELESLEKTINVGIKNASAYSIVDAIKKLNFGVIPPTKEEVKVLVENRLADKYKKMMLNDDYSKTLVYVDIPVISIGDTRKAVNGVDQILRQYNDKTDADITELVGLASVTVSVNDMLMEQQFRFMFLSLLLVFTCLLLVFRSFKYATVTFLPILLILVWEPGVLVLTGIPLNVATIMVSSVAIGAGIDFSVHITERVRDELKNKTALEAIKTAISTKSPSLVEATIALIAGGIPIFLMEYEMITQFIILVLMMLVFACVASLLGLAAIYSIKNGKWLESWGR; encoded by the coding sequence ATGCAGTACGATATATTATTGAAAAAACCGAAGTTGACTATCATAATTTTTTCTATTATAACATTGCTGATATCCACTCAAGCACTGAATATAGTGATTTCATCAGACATAGAACTTTATATGCCTTCAGATGAACCGACGGTGAAAACGCTGAATAAGATACGGGCAGAATGGTATATTGATTCGGTTATTGTATATGTAAGTGCAGATGATGTAACGAGTGTGACAACTCTTAAGGAAATCGATGCTATAGAAGGTGCATTGAATCCAGAGGAGGGAATCGGTGACGGCGTAGTGTACACTGCAAGCATAGCATCTTTTTTAAGGGATATAAATGCCATTTTTCCTGTTATTGGGGAGGATAAAATACCTGACAGCCAGTGTCGTGTGAATACTCTTTTAAAGTTTATTCCAGATGAAATGAAATATAAATTTAACACTTCTGATAACAAAAACGCAGTTATAGTTCTTGCAACACAAAAAAATATCAGTGCCGATGATCTGCTTGAAAATAAAGTATATCCCCTTCTAGAAACAGCAACGGAAACAAATATGACATCAACTGGAGTAGTGACCATGTACAAAGAAACGGTGGATTGGGTAATGGAGAGGATTTACAGCGCTATCCTGATATCCGCTCTCCTGCTTGTGTTGACTATCCTTGCATTTCATAAGAGTATGAAAGCAGTTATTATAGCGATAACCCCGATAGTTTATGCGACCGGGCTTACTTTTGGGACAATAGGCATGACATCTATCAAGTTTTCCCCAACTGTCATAGCCGTGATACCCCTGCTGGCTGCTCTTGGTATTGCATACTCGCTCCATCTAATTAACCACTTTGCGGAGGAAGTGGAAAAACATTCTCCCGAGAAAGCGATGAAAAGAATTATTGCCACTACTGGAAAGGCTGTTTTGCTTTCTGCCATAACCACCATAGTGGGATTTGCATCTCTACTTTCATCGACGATGCCCCCCATTGAAAATATGGGACTGGCCTTTTTGATCGGTGTGTTTTACTGTTTTATTGCCACCATGGTTATGGTCCCGCCTCTTCTTATCATATCTGGATATAAGAGGAGGGGAATAAAGGGATGGAGTTCTTTTTCAAAGTTAACTAAATACAGAAAACATATCGCACTCGTATTTCTCGTATTAACCTTTCTTTCTGTTGCTGCTTTGCCGAGCGTTTCCACCAGAACGTCGATATGGGAGATGATGCCCGGGAAGATGGAAAGTAGCGTTGCAATGACGGACTATTCCGAAAAATTTGAGAGTGGACAAACCGGGGTGTTTGAAATAGAAACAGGACCGGAAGGTATTCTTGAGCCGTCGTTACTGAAAGAATTGGAATCCTTGGAAAAAACGATAAATGTTGGCATAAAAAATGCCTCTGCGTATTCGATCGTCGATGCTATAAAAAAACTTAATTTTGGAGTTATACCTCCCACAAAAGAAGAGGTGAAGGTACTGGTGGAGAACAGACTGGCAGATAAATACAAAAAAATGATGCTTAATGACGATTACAGCAAAACGCTCGTTTACGTGGATATACCGGTCATATCGATAGGAGATACAAGGAAGGCAGTAAATGGGGTAGATCAAATTTTGCGCCAGTATAATGATAAAACAGATGCAGACATTACAGAGCTTGTAGGGCTGGCATCTGTAACCGTTTCAGTGAACGATATGCTGATGGAGCAGCAGTTTCGTTTCATGTTCTTATCCCTGTTGTTGGTTTTTACATGCCTGCTCCTCGTATTCAGGTCTTTCAAATATGCAACAGTAACATTCCTGCCCATTTTACTTATATTGGTGTGGGAGCCGGGGGTACTTGTATTGACTGGCATACCGCTAAATGTTGCAACAATAATGGTTTCTTCAGTAGCCATAGGCGCGGGAATAGACTTTTCAGTCCACATAACAGAGAGGGTGAGAGATGAATTAAAAAATAAAACTGCCCTGGAGGCCATAAAAACTGCAATATCCACAAAAAGTCCTTCCCTCGTGGAAGCGACTATTGCCCTGATAGCAGGCGGCATACCTATATTTCTTATGGAATACGAGATGATAACCCAGTTCATTATTCTCGTCCTGATGATGCTTGTATTCGCATGCGTTGCATCGTTACTTGGTCTTGCTGCCATATACTCTATAAAAAATGGAAAATGGCTTGAGAGCTGGGGACGATAG
- a CDS encoding PKD domain-containing protein yields MELKMLSILIVMLLLPLAAALPSTNAQLEKPNWSKGDFWEYSGTYVGTASMDFENATLFSTIDSDVSLRIDVKSVEIKEINGKYVGCYVLDVKSSVSGTYTYKFGQQQYSGSFDFSVNGTSLFATDNLSIINSDIIVNVDINVPNVPNTLSTETDYTPPFDFMDFPVVKGEKWTSSCTATTIYMGGGPSSAPISFSFECTDKVGDRYIIRTDYVPFIGDLIPINNTLILWSESKGMIDSIRGQSQEQNIQINLINSSYEGKENVAPEAKFSYDRADPSVGDVITFDGRSSTDSDGNIAFYQWNFGDGYGRTGSVIAHQYGSKGNYTVTLTVIDDYGQSDTYSKEVEVSGTGSSSGSSSTPGSEVMPLLLALLAIVLLMKKRR; encoded by the coding sequence ATGGAACTAAAAATGCTTTCAATATTGATCGTAATGCTTCTTTTGCCGTTAGCTGCTGCTTTACCCTCAACAAATGCACAGCTGGAAAAACCAAACTGGAGTAAGGGTGATTTCTGGGAATACAGTGGGACATATGTCGGAACGGCTTCCATGGATTTTGAAAACGCCACTCTATTTTCCACAATAGATTCTGATGTCTCCTTACGCATAGATGTGAAGAGTGTGGAAATAAAGGAAATAAACGGAAAATATGTAGGATGCTATGTTCTGGATGTGAAAAGTTCGGTATCAGGCACTTATACATATAAATTTGGGCAGCAGCAATATAGTGGAAGTTTTGATTTTTCTGTAAATGGAACCAGTCTATTTGCAACGGATAATCTGTCGATTATAAATTCCGATATAATTGTCAACGTTGACATAAACGTTCCGAACGTGCCAAACACCTTATCTACAGAAACTGATTACACTCCGCCATTTGATTTCATGGATTTTCCTGTAGTAAAGGGTGAAAAATGGACTTCAAGCTGCACGGCGACAACAATATATATGGGTGGGGGGCCAAGCAGTGCCCCTATCTCTTTCTCATTCGAGTGTACGGATAAAGTAGGAGACAGGTATATCATAAGGACCGATTACGTTCCTTTCATCGGTGACTTGATCCCTATCAACAATACGCTTATACTATGGTCGGAAAGTAAGGGGATGATAGATTCCATAAGGGGCCAATCACAGGAACAGAATATCCAAATAAACCTTATAAACTCCAGTTATGAAGGAAAAGAAAATGTGGCACCGGAGGCAAAGTTTTCCTATGACCGTGCAGATCCTTCTGTAGGGGATGTCATTACGTTTGATGGAAGAAGCTCGACTGATTCCGACGGAAACATAGCTTTCTATCAATGGAATTTTGGAGACGGATATGGCAGGACGGGAAGTGTTATTGCCCACCAGTACGGGAGCAAAGGAAATTATACCGTAACACTTACTGTTATTGATGACTACGGGCAGAGCGATACATATTCCAAGGAAGTAGAGGTTTCAGGAACTGGCAGCTCTTCCGGCAGCTCTTCCACCCCTGGATCCGAAGTAATGCCTTTACTGCTGGCTCTGCTTGCCATCGTGCTGTTAATGAAAAAAAGAAGATAG
- the gatD gene encoding Glu-tRNA(Gln) amidotransferase subunit GatD, whose translation MKRKEIKKTLGEIGAVEGDFIEVERNGKTYRGILMPHHAFSGEDMLIIKLENGYNIGIRIDDNCRVKLIEKRKERRKKKRVVPFDKSRPSITLLGTGGTIASYVDYTTGAVHPASTSEELAFSVPEIFDVCNVSAKIIFQRLSEDIAPHDWEKIAREVAEELNKGAEGIIITHGTDTMGYTSAALSFLLKNLSGPVVLVGSQRSSDRPSSDAFQNLLAAAKVAVSDIGEVVIVMHGTPSPGYCPIYRGTKVRKMHSSRRDAFRSINENPIGFVDDELHLVTSYRKKSGGKTVADTSLNTNVSLVYFHPGLSEDDFRKMTEGKDGVVIAGTGLGHVSGNLIPIIEELVGKGIPVVMTTQCIWGRVNMNVYATGRKLIQAGVISGEDMLPETALVKTMWVLANFEGDDIKKMMKKNIAGEISRRTIYESYPKQKRYIP comes from the coding sequence ATGAAAAGAAAGGAAATAAAAAAGACGCTTGGAGAAATAGGGGCTGTGGAGGGAGATTTTATAGAAGTTGAGAGGAACGGGAAAACATATAGGGGCATACTCATGCCTCATCATGCATTTAGTGGGGAAGACATGCTGATAATAAAACTGGAAAATGGATATAACATTGGCATAAGAATAGATGATAACTGCAGGGTAAAACTGATTGAAAAGAGAAAAGAGAGAAGAAAGAAAAAGCGGGTCGTACCATTTGATAAAAGCAGGCCGTCCATAACATTGTTGGGAACTGGAGGAACAATTGCCTCATATGTTGATTATACTACCGGGGCTGTTCATCCTGCAAGCACATCCGAAGAGCTTGCTTTCTCTGTGCCGGAAATTTTTGATGTATGCAATGTCAGCGCAAAAATCATCTTTCAGAGGCTCAGTGAGGATATAGCGCCGCATGACTGGGAAAAAATTGCGAGAGAGGTAGCAGAAGAATTGAATAAAGGGGCAGAAGGCATCATAATAACTCACGGAACCGATACCATGGGGTATACGTCCGCTGCTCTATCCTTTCTGTTGAAGAATTTATCCGGCCCCGTTGTGCTCGTAGGTTCACAGCGGTCTTCTGACAGACCGAGTAGCGATGCGTTTCAAAATCTGCTTGCTGCAGCAAAGGTAGCAGTTAGCGATATTGGGGAAGTTGTGATCGTTATGCACGGTACGCCATCTCCCGGCTATTGCCCTATATACAGGGGAACAAAGGTGAGAAAAATGCATTCCTCCAGAAGAGATGCCTTTCGCTCCATTAATGAAAATCCTATCGGCTTTGTTGATGATGAGTTGCATTTAGTCACAAGCTATAGAAAAAAATCAGGGGGAAAAACGGTGGCAGACACTTCGCTCAATACAAATGTTTCCTTGGTCTATTTTCATCCAGGATTAAGCGAGGATGATTTCAGGAAAATGACGGAGGGAAAGGATGGTGTTGTAATTGCAGGAACCGGACTTGGGCATGTGAGCGGGAATTTAATACCTATTATAGAAGAACTTGTAGGAAAGGGCATTCCTGTGGTAATGACTACGCAGTGCATATGGGGGAGAGTTAACATGAATGTTTATGCCACCGGCAGGAAATTGATACAGGCGGGTGTTATATCTGGAGAGGATATGCTTCCCGAGACTGCACTGGTAAAGACGATGTGGGTTCTTGCCAATTTTGAAGGTGACGATATTAAAAAAATGATGAAAAAAAACATTGCTGGGGAAATTTCTAGGAGAACAATCTATGAGAGTTATCCCAAGCAAAAAAGATATATTCCATAA